One Paenibacillus sp. FSL W8-0186 genomic window carries:
- a CDS encoding ABC transporter permease gives MTTESTIAPAALHELPPQTSSTHRFFRVLLARKIVVIALFILIATILVAIFAPLFAPYDPYKQDLSNSLIQPSSTHLLGTDMLGRDVLSRIIFGTRISLIVGFVVVIIAGVLGMSIGLVSGYFGGWLDSVLMRFMDAVIAVPMIVLAMAIGAVLGGGIVNVIIALGLAIVPAYARLMRGQVLSVKQADFVIAGTITGISNLRNMLVHVLPNCISPLIVLITMNLGMAILAEAGLSFLGLGIVPPGASWGSMVNDGYRYLLTNPVLSLAPGVAIVIVVLAFNIVGDAIRDALDPRLRGAE, from the coding sequence ATGACAACTGAATCAACTATAGCACCGGCAGCCTTACATGAACTCCCACCGCAAACCAGCAGTACCCACCGGTTCTTTCGAGTATTATTGGCTCGAAAAATTGTTGTGATTGCCCTATTTATTTTGATTGCTACTATATTAGTTGCTATCTTTGCGCCGCTGTTTGCGCCGTATGACCCATATAAGCAGGACTTGTCCAATTCCTTAATACAGCCATCCTCTACTCATTTATTAGGCACTGACATGCTGGGTAGAGATGTGCTCAGCCGAATCATTTTTGGTACAAGAATATCTTTAATTGTTGGATTTGTAGTTGTCATCATTGCTGGAGTGCTGGGAATGAGTATAGGGTTGGTGTCAGGTTATTTTGGCGGATGGCTTGATTCGGTATTGATGCGATTTATGGATGCTGTCATTGCCGTTCCTATGATTGTATTGGCCATGGCGATCGGGGCCGTGCTTGGGGGCGGTATAGTGAATGTGATCATAGCGCTAGGTTTGGCCATCGTACCTGCGTACGCGAGACTGATGCGAGGACAAGTGCTGTCTGTGAAACAAGCTGATTTTGTCATAGCAGGCACGATTACAGGCATAAGCAACTTAAGAAATATGCTGGTTCATGTGCTGCCGAACTGTATTTCACCGCTCATTGTATTAATTACAATGAATTTAGGGATGGCTATTTTGGCCGAAGCTGGACTAAGCTTCCTGGGCTTGGGGATTGTGCCGCCAGGCGCCTCATGGGGCTCTATGGTAAACGACGGTTATCGTTATTTGCTTACCAACCCCGTGCTGTCTCTAGCTCCAGGTGTAGCCATAGTGATTGTGGTACTAGCATTTAATATAGTAGGGGACGCAATTAGGGATGCACTCGACCCAAGACTTCGCGGTGCGGAATAA
- a CDS encoding ABC transporter ATP-binding protein, with protein MNHLLEVRNLKTYFSSDGSTIKAVDGVSYHIDEGEIVAFVGESGSGKSVTQYSGLQLIPTPPGRIVDGSVMFDGEDLLSYKPNSEKMRNVRGGKIGVVFQEPMTSLNPVMTVGKQISESVMLHMGLNKAEARKRAVELINMVGIPDAEHRVDYYPHQFSGGMRQRIMIAMALSCNPKLLIADEATTALDVTTQAQLLEMMKDVVKKTNTSLILVTHNLGIVARYAERIYVMYAGGIVESGPTKEIFKNPKHPYTIGLMKAVPRLDDPKDRKLLSIEGSPPNLANKQEQCAFLPRCEFATEVCSSNPAPSPMTVGENHSAACYVKIENSGWKIGSSHVEAAKNEVSATLQAELQQKIPREQKETILEVKNLKMYFPVTKGLLSRKVADIKAVDDVSFDIRKGETLGLVGESGCGKTTVARTILRMYEPTDGSIVFQNHDITRMSLSKMRPLRRDMPMIFQDPFSSLDPRQSVADLVGEPLKVHKMVKSRKEYEERLVELFEMVGLNPDVRNRMPHEFSGGQRQRIGIARALASNPSFIVCDEAISALDVSIQAQIINLLEDLQRKLGLTYLFIAHDLSVVRHISDRVAVMYLGKIVEIADWKTLYESPKHPYTQMLLSAVPIPDPFIEEKREHVEIKGEVPSLLNKPKGCSFSNRCPLATSECKEMEPPLKSVAADHGVACIKV; from the coding sequence ATGAACCATCTTCTTGAAGTAAGAAACCTAAAGACCTATTTTTCCAGTGATGGTTCGACCATCAAGGCGGTAGACGGCGTGTCCTACCATATTGATGAAGGGGAGATCGTCGCTTTTGTAGGGGAGAGTGGATCCGGAAAATCGGTAACCCAATACTCGGGCCTGCAGTTAATTCCCACGCCCCCAGGACGAATAGTTGATGGGAGTGTCATGTTTGATGGCGAGGATTTATTGAGCTACAAGCCGAACAGTGAAAAAATGAGAAATGTGCGCGGCGGCAAAATTGGAGTCGTCTTTCAGGAGCCGATGACCTCGCTGAATCCCGTTATGACGGTAGGAAAGCAGATCTCCGAATCGGTTATGCTTCACATGGGTTTGAACAAAGCAGAAGCTAGAAAGCGTGCTGTCGAATTAATAAACATGGTAGGTATACCCGATGCCGAGCATCGTGTGGATTACTATCCGCACCAATTTAGCGGAGGGATGCGTCAGCGTATTATGATCGCGATGGCTTTATCATGTAATCCGAAGCTGTTGATCGCCGATGAAGCTACTACTGCTCTCGATGTGACGACACAAGCGCAATTGTTGGAAATGATGAAAGATGTCGTAAAGAAGACGAATACCTCCTTGATTCTGGTTACGCATAATCTGGGCATTGTTGCCAGATACGCAGAGCGAATATATGTCATGTATGCAGGCGGTATTGTGGAATCAGGCCCGACTAAGGAAATTTTCAAAAATCCAAAACATCCATATACCATCGGTCTCATGAAGGCGGTTCCACGTTTGGATGACCCGAAGGATCGGAAGTTGTTATCGATCGAAGGCTCTCCGCCAAACCTAGCGAACAAGCAGGAGCAATGCGCCTTCTTGCCTAGATGTGAGTTTGCGACAGAAGTCTGCAGCAGTAATCCAGCGCCTTCGCCAATGACAGTGGGGGAGAATCACTCCGCAGCTTGTTATGTGAAAATTGAAAATTCCGGATGGAAGATCGGCAGCTCTCATGTTGAAGCGGCTAAGAATGAAGTGTCTGCCACTTTACAAGCAGAACTGCAGCAGAAAATACCTCGTGAACAGAAAGAAACGATTTTAGAGGTCAAGAATCTAAAGATGTACTTCCCTGTAACCAAAGGGCTATTAAGCCGCAAGGTTGCGGATATAAAAGCTGTAGATGATGTAAGCTTTGATATTCGAAAAGGGGAGACATTGGGGCTTGTCGGAGAAAGCGGATGCGGTAAAACCACAGTGGCACGCACGATTCTGAGAATGTATGAACCGACGGATGGAAGTATCGTGTTCCAAAATCATGACATTACCAGAATGTCATTAAGCAAAATGAGACCTTTACGTCGTGACATGCCCATGATATTTCAAGATCCGTTTAGCTCGCTGGACCCAAGACAATCCGTAGCGGATCTCGTAGGCGAACCGCTTAAGGTTCATAAAATGGTGAAGTCCCGCAAAGAGTACGAAGAAAGATTGGTCGAATTATTCGAAATGGTTGGTCTGAATCCGGATGTTCGGAATCGCATGCCGCATGAGTTCAGTGGAGGTCAGCGGCAGAGGATCGGAATTGCGAGGGCTCTTGCCAGCAACCCGTCCTTTATCGTGTGTGATGAAGCAATTTCCGCTCTGGATGTATCCATTCAAGCTCAGATTATTAATCTGTTGGAGGATCTTCAGAGGAAACTGGGATTAACCTACTTGTTTATTGCCCATGATCTTTCCGTCGTACGTCATATAAGTGATCGCGTAGCCGTGATGTATTTGGGTAAGATCGTTGAAATTGCGGATTGGAAAACCCTGTACGAGAGTCCCAAGCATCCCTATACCCAAATGCTGCTTTCTGCAGTACCTATCCCTGATCCGTTCATAGAGGAGAAACGTGAGCATGTGGAGATCAAAGGCGAAGTGCCGAGCCTTCTTAACAAACCCAAGGGCTGCAGCTTTTCTAATCGCTGCCCATTAGCGACGAGTGAATGTAAAGAGATGGAGCCACCTCTGAAGTCTGTTGCTGCCGACCATGGAGTAGCTTGTATCAAAGTTTGA
- a CDS encoding ABC transporter substrate-binding protein, which translates to MKRKWMNNYFMLCFFIMALVLSGCTSSANQNASGNQPNTDSETNTKSERQEETTASKKSGGTLRIIIGDDAIKALGYNPEIRSIGDLMVSATALETLGRYNTKGTLTPFLADSWQIDTAANTITITIKEGIKFSDGTDFNAEAVKWNLEQYRLSKKPNFNETDTQSIEAPDATTVVIKLNTWDIGMMDTILTAVKMASPTAFNEHGKDWAMENPVGTGPFVMEKFVKGVSVKFKKNENYWQEGMPYLDGVEWKMITDSQTASAAMSAGEADVYYNTSAKVAQDLQANFEVIKFSGFGAFGPAIYPSGGNPDSPWADERVRQALSLAIDREAIVKTLAFGYGTATSQYSSPGLDHYNDEIKPEFNPDKAKQLLVDAGYADGFKTQVIFANSPESADLYTAIQSYLGNIGVELELAPVDGAKFREISGADGSWEGLIGYVFRVAPDTSWDMIRNLASFGTNARSVETYPELDELMKQSRTVPDSETYKTAVLELQQKLFGEKVSAIPLYLGANTTIKAKGVEGDGMTTTFLTDWTPESAKMH; encoded by the coding sequence TTGAAGCGGAAATGGATGAACAATTACTTCATGTTGTGCTTTTTCATAATGGCTCTAGTCTTATCCGGCTGCACAAGTTCGGCGAATCAAAACGCATCGGGGAACCAGCCAAATACCGATTCGGAAACGAACACGAAATCTGAACGGCAGGAGGAAACGACTGCAAGCAAGAAAAGTGGCGGAACATTAAGAATCATCATTGGAGATGATGCGATCAAGGCGCTGGGGTATAACCCCGAAATTCGCTCGATTGGTGACCTTATGGTCAGTGCAACAGCTCTTGAGACATTGGGCAGATACAACACCAAGGGGACATTGACCCCTTTCTTGGCAGATAGCTGGCAGATTGATACGGCCGCGAACACCATCACCATTACAATTAAAGAAGGCATTAAGTTCTCAGATGGCACAGATTTTAATGCAGAGGCTGTAAAGTGGAATTTGGAACAATATAGGCTGTCAAAAAAACCGAACTTCAATGAAACGGATACACAATCCATTGAAGCTCCCGATGCGACTACCGTTGTGATCAAGTTAAATACTTGGGATATTGGCATGATGGATACCATCTTAACGGCTGTTAAAATGGCTTCGCCTACCGCTTTTAATGAACATGGCAAGGATTGGGCGATGGAAAATCCGGTCGGGACGGGACCCTTTGTAATGGAGAAATTTGTCAAAGGTGTTTCTGTAAAGTTTAAGAAGAACGAAAATTATTGGCAGGAAGGTATGCCCTATCTCGATGGCGTAGAGTGGAAGATGATCACAGATTCGCAGACGGCTTCAGCTGCAATGTCTGCTGGAGAGGCAGATGTTTATTATAACACTTCAGCAAAAGTGGCTCAGGATCTTCAAGCCAACTTTGAAGTTATTAAGTTCTCCGGGTTTGGTGCGTTCGGGCCAGCGATCTATCCATCTGGAGGAAATCCTGACTCCCCTTGGGCGGATGAAAGAGTTCGTCAAGCTCTGTCGCTGGCGATTGATCGAGAAGCCATCGTAAAAACATTGGCGTTTGGCTACGGTACAGCCACTTCACAATACAGCTCTCCTGGTCTGGACCACTATAATGATGAGATTAAACCGGAGTTTAATCCAGATAAAGCGAAACAATTGCTAGTAGATGCCGGGTATGCTGACGGGTTTAAAACCCAGGTCATTTTTGCGAACAGCCCAGAAAGTGCAGACTTGTACACTGCGATTCAATCTTATCTGGGGAATATTGGAGTTGAGCTTGAACTGGCACCTGTGGATGGAGCGAAATTTAGAGAAATTTCAGGCGCAGACGGCAGTTGGGAAGGCTTAATTGGATATGTGTTCAGGGTCGCACCCGACACATCATGGGATATGATTCGAAATCTGGCCAGCTTCGGCACCAATGCCCGCAGCGTTGAGACCTATCCAGAATTAGATGAATTGATGAAACAGTCCAGGACGGTTCCTGATTCTGAAACGTATAAAACTGCAGTACTTGAGCTTCAGCAGAAGCTATTTGGGGAGAAGGTATCAGCCATCCCCCTTTATTTGGGCGCAAACACTACGATCAAAGCTAAAGGCGTCGAAGGTGATGGCATGACAACGACATTCCTGACAGATTGGACGCCTGAATCAGCTAAAATGCATTAA
- a CDS encoding ABC transporter substrate-binding protein, which yields MSLITCMIILAVGCTNKSASVNTGIEANASTENIPAEQHPGQADRSVSGGTFTFAVSEDAIILGNPPTLMKQSDPNYAAPAVERLFRRDQQGEPEPYLAESYNIADDNLSITIELKQGIKFHDGSDFNAHVVKWNLDRYIATERAELAKVQSVEAAGDYTVKLHLKEFDGMLLQNLSGIPGMMVSQKSVEENGEAWAEMNPIGTGAYQFVSWDRDQRIVFKRFEGYWQGTPELDKLVIEVIVDPFAQKASFETGGIDAIMSLGPKDANELKQADKYNIEASDLASSVLGLLPDSAHSDSVYSNVKVRQAVWHAINFEAIAETMGYGYHEATFQLATEASTANNPNVKGYPYDPERAKALLKEAGYADGFATTLYAQNTPGYSDILTAVQAFLQEVGITAKVELVDQGKYFEMLTGGPEKGGWKNGLTIVPFTIVPNELGAYARLLGPGVSAARLPVVYNPDELQDFIGKASNEPDPAKAKSMIHDMQKVATDDHAAFFWIYATKNISATQPYVKGANFNAPQWTPEQIKLEE from the coding sequence ATGAGTTTGATTACATGCATGATTATCCTCGCGGTGGGCTGCACCAATAAAAGTGCGTCAGTCAACACAGGGATTGAAGCGAATGCTTCAACTGAGAACATACCCGCAGAACAACATCCAGGCCAGGCTGACCGATCAGTTTCAGGCGGGACCTTCACGTTTGCTGTATCAGAGGATGCCATCATTTTGGGGAACCCGCCTACGCTTATGAAACAGTCTGATCCGAATTACGCTGCGCCGGCTGTTGAAAGGCTATTCAGACGGGATCAACAGGGTGAACCCGAACCTTACCTCGCTGAAAGCTATAACATCGCAGACGATAACTTGTCCATTACAATTGAATTAAAGCAGGGAATTAAGTTCCATGATGGTTCCGATTTCAATGCTCACGTTGTGAAATGGAACTTGGACCGGTATATCGCGACCGAAAGAGCAGAATTAGCTAAAGTTCAGTCTGTTGAAGCGGCTGGAGACTATACAGTGAAGCTGCATTTGAAAGAATTTGACGGTATGCTGCTTCAAAATTTGTCAGGCATTCCTGGCATGATGGTATCGCAAAAATCAGTAGAGGAGAATGGAGAAGCCTGGGCTGAGATGAATCCGATCGGTACGGGTGCATATCAATTTGTCAGCTGGGATCGGGACCAGCGTATAGTCTTTAAGAGGTTTGAAGGTTATTGGCAGGGAACTCCTGAGCTGGATAAGCTTGTGATCGAAGTGATCGTGGATCCGTTTGCTCAGAAGGCTTCTTTCGAAACGGGCGGGATTGATGCGATTATGAGCCTCGGTCCGAAGGATGCGAACGAATTGAAGCAAGCTGATAAATACAATATAGAGGCCTCTGATTTAGCCTCATCCGTGCTGGGCCTGCTGCCGGACAGTGCGCATTCAGATTCAGTTTATTCGAATGTGAAGGTAAGGCAAGCCGTTTGGCATGCCATTAATTTTGAAGCTATTGCCGAGACCATGGGCTATGGTTATCACGAAGCAACCTTCCAGCTGGCGACAGAGGCCAGTACAGCTAATAATCCCAATGTTAAAGGATATCCCTATGATCCTGAGAGAGCCAAAGCTTTGCTGAAAGAGGCAGGATATGCAGATGGGTTTGCCACTACGTTGTATGCACAAAACACCCCCGGTTATTCGGATATATTAACAGCAGTGCAGGCATTTCTGCAGGAAGTAGGGATCACGGCCAAGGTTGAGCTGGTTGACCAAGGGAAGTATTTCGAGATGCTGACAGGCGGTCCTGAAAAGGGTGGATGGAAGAATGGATTAACCATTGTACCATTTACCATAGTGCCTAATGAGCTGGGGGCATATGCCCGGCTGTTGGGACCGGGTGTTTCTGCAGCAAGATTGCCGGTGGTTTACAATCCGGATGAGCTTCAGGACTTCATAGGCAAAGCCTCGAATGAGCCTGATCCGGCCAAAGCGAAAAGCATGATTCATGATATGCAGAAGGTAGCAACGGATGATCATGCTGCGTTTTTCTGGATCTACGCCACAAAGAATATCTCTGCGACTCAACCTTATGTTAAAGGTGCGAACTTTAATGCGCCTCAATGGACGCCAGAGCAAATCAAGCTGGAGGAATAA
- a CDS encoding MmgE/PrpD family protein, whose protein sequence is MNQLSREVADFIVKTQYEDLPVHVIETAKKSLLDAIGVMLAATTLGDGCAPMLKLAVANGGHEESTILGIGAKRPAHMAAFANGALAHAMDFEDTHDKAFVHSNAAAIPAALAVAEASGQVSGKELITAIALGSELVCRLGLSIKDNLLEAGWYMPPVFGAFGAAAAAGKVLGLSTEQMLDAISLTLCQATCSAELTQNPQSVIRSIRDAFAAQSGVLSAQLAKEGVTGFQQPFEGRLGFFHAYAKGNYDAEAMTANLGAVYEMANVSFKAWPSCRGTHPYIEGALKIMQEHSVQVEDIEAIRTVVSPVNKMLCEPLEAKQRPSSPINAKFSIPYAIGVAIHHGTVSLDHFKSEVLEDSEVLSIAAMVTYEIDHSMSLKDTLRGFTEIHTKDQVFSTVIETPYGDPTHPLGLDDLIAKFKACARLAMIPRSDEQLSHIVDGVLNLDSVKDIHELTALL, encoded by the coding sequence ATGAATCAGTTATCTCGAGAAGTTGCCGATTTTATTGTGAAGACGCAATATGAAGATCTGCCAGTTCATGTCATTGAAACCGCCAAAAAAAGCTTGCTCGATGCGATTGGGGTCATGCTCGCAGCGACTACCTTAGGGGATGGCTGTGCGCCTATGCTGAAGCTGGCTGTTGCAAATGGCGGACATGAGGAAAGCACAATTCTGGGCATAGGGGCGAAGCGGCCCGCACATATGGCTGCCTTCGCTAATGGTGCACTGGCACATGCGATGGATTTTGAAGACACCCACGACAAAGCGTTCGTTCATTCCAATGCGGCAGCGATTCCTGCTGCGCTTGCCGTTGCTGAAGCGTCCGGGCAGGTCAGCGGCAAGGAACTGATAACGGCAATAGCGCTTGGCAGTGAGCTGGTATGCAGATTGGGTTTGTCAATCAAAGATAATTTGCTGGAAGCAGGTTGGTATATGCCTCCGGTCTTCGGCGCCTTTGGCGCAGCGGCTGCAGCTGGCAAAGTCTTAGGTTTGTCGACGGAGCAGATGCTGGATGCCATATCTTTAACATTATGTCAGGCGACATGCAGCGCGGAATTAACTCAGAATCCGCAGTCGGTCATTCGCTCCATTCGGGATGCTTTTGCTGCGCAGTCCGGCGTACTCTCGGCTCAGCTGGCAAAGGAAGGGGTAACAGGGTTTCAACAGCCGTTTGAAGGGAGGCTTGGTTTTTTCCACGCGTATGCCAAAGGCAATTACGATGCCGAAGCCATGACTGCGAACTTGGGAGCAGTGTATGAAATGGCAAATGTAAGCTTTAAGGCTTGGCCTAGCTGCCGCGGTACACACCCCTATATCGAAGGGGCTTTAAAGATCATGCAAGAGCATAGTGTGCAAGTTGAGGATATTGAGGCAATCAGAACTGTGGTCAGCCCTGTCAATAAAATGCTGTGTGAGCCTTTGGAAGCCAAACAGCGTCCGAGTTCGCCTATAAACGCGAAGTTTAGTATTCCATATGCGATTGGGGTTGCGATTCATCATGGGACGGTTAGTCTGGATCATTTTAAATCCGAGGTTTTAGAAGATTCGGAAGTGCTAAGTATTGCGGCTATGGTAACCTATGAAATTGATCATTCCATGAGTTTAAAGGATACCCTTCGGGGCTTTACTGAAATTCACACGAAGGATCAGGTATTCAGTACCGTAATAGAGACCCCTTACGGTGATCCCACCCACCCATTAGGTCTGGATGATTTGATTGCAAAATTTAAGGCATGCGCACGGCTTGCGATGATCCCGCGGTCGGACGAGCAATTAAGTCATATTGTAGACGGCGTTCTAAACTTAGATTCAGTCAAAGACATTCATGAGCTTACTGCATTATTGTAG
- a CDS encoding carboxylesterase/lipase family protein — protein sequence MTAALVTTKFGQLQGAQEGRVFAWRGVPYAKPPLGKLRFRPPQAPEPWEGIKEAQQFAPRAMQPLLWGQEAAPEGYSEDCLYLNIWSPAADHKKRPVMVWIHGGFFTVGSGSDPRFNGTAMAELNDVVLVTMNYRLGPFGFLQLRQIGGEDYAASGNCGMLDQVAALTWVKENIAAFGGDPDNVTIFGQSAGGRSVGLLLSMPSARGLFQKAIIHSGGIQTIGTADNAAKLAEVMLEKLGISENNLSELHEITAEAILEAAPKPHAGNGMEPNIDGEYLPNMPLEAVAAGDAIHIPIMAGYTLNDFTRTFDPSWERMSEDEILQYFQKKIGSVWDDVSPLYLEQKGDDVLEKLIQLLIRNEFAMPATRLVELQAGHGTAAWLFRYDYPDPKSGLATHGSELPYIFNTAEDSDGHVMAVQMYTTWAAFARNGNPNNKEIPDWPAYDLKRRPTMLLNRDSRLEFDLDREIRIAWDKAKQQA from the coding sequence ATGACTGCAGCATTGGTAACTACCAAGTTCGGCCAGCTTCAAGGTGCGCAAGAGGGGCGGGTATTTGCTTGGCGGGGTGTCCCCTATGCGAAGCCGCCGTTAGGAAAGCTGCGCTTTAGGCCGCCGCAAGCGCCAGAACCGTGGGAGGGTATCAAGGAAGCACAGCAGTTTGCTCCAAGGGCAATGCAGCCGCTGCTATGGGGCCAAGAAGCAGCACCAGAAGGCTACAGTGAAGACTGCTTATATCTCAATATTTGGTCTCCAGCCGCAGATCATAAGAAACGTCCCGTTATGGTATGGATTCACGGCGGTTTTTTTACGGTCGGATCAGGTTCGGACCCTCGCTTTAATGGCACAGCAATGGCTGAATTGAATGATGTTGTTTTGGTAACGATGAATTATCGTTTGGGTCCCTTCGGGTTTTTACAGCTGCGGCAGATCGGCGGGGAGGACTATGCGGCATCAGGAAACTGCGGCATGCTCGACCAGGTAGCCGCTCTAACATGGGTTAAAGAGAATATTGCAGCATTTGGTGGCGATCCTGACAACGTTACGATATTTGGACAATCTGCAGGCGGGAGAAGTGTCGGACTGCTATTGTCGATGCCATCAGCGAGAGGTTTGTTTCAAAAAGCCATCATTCACAGCGGCGGCATTCAAACAATTGGAACAGCTGACAACGCCGCTAAGCTGGCCGAGGTCATGCTGGAAAAATTAGGTATATCAGAAAACAATCTATCAGAGCTGCACGAAATCACCGCTGAAGCTATCCTTGAAGCAGCACCAAAGCCCCATGCCGGCAACGGGATGGAACCGAATATAGATGGCGAGTATTTGCCGAACATGCCGCTTGAAGCGGTGGCTGCAGGAGATGCCATCCATATTCCAATTATGGCCGGGTACACTTTAAACGATTTCACAAGAACGTTTGACCCGAGCTGGGAGCGTATGAGCGAAGATGAAATATTGCAATATTTTCAAAAGAAAATAGGAAGCGTCTGGGATGACGTATCTCCTTTATATTTGGAGCAGAAGGGCGATGATGTCCTTGAAAAGCTGATTCAGCTTCTCATTCGCAATGAATTTGCTATGCCCGCCACACGGTTGGTCGAGCTGCAAGCGGGTCACGGTACAGCTGCGTGGCTGTTCAGATATGATTATCCTGACCCCAAATCAGGCCTGGCTACGCACGGCTCCGAACTCCCTTATATATTTAATACGGCCGAAGATTCGGACGGGCATGTCATGGCGGTTCAAATGTACACGACCTGGGCAGCGTTTGCACGAAATGGCAACCCAAATAACAAGGAAATTCCAGATTGGCCTGCATACGATCTGAAGCGTCGGCCAACGATGCTGTTAAACCGTGATAGTCGACTTGAATTTGACCTTGACCGCGAGATCCGAATCGCGTGGGATAAGGCAAAGCAGCAGGCTTAG
- a CDS encoding CapA family protein, translated as MTDLLEFYAVGDVGPNREKPSSIFQYTAPFIQQGDLAFCQLEPALSRRGSPLPQARLSMRADPSSAEAIREAGFHVVSFASNHCMDWGIEAFQDTLDALKAQQLQVIGAGRHIDEARAPAIMRVKGTRVAFLAYNSILPQGYWAESDRPGCAPLRAHTLYEQIEHDQPGTPCRVHTYAHSGDMKGMLEDIQQAKKRSDVVVVSMHWGIHFVPAVIADYQKELAYAAIDAGADLILGHHPHILKGIEMYKGKAIFYSLANFALESPFTFAENLEQKESHKEIAALHPDFKQGSRTLPKDSLKSIMVKCLISPKGIEQVAFLPVMIDEYSDPHILSAEDQRFDEVLSYLKHISEDQGLMLNVSVQGNEVLLQGELVE; from the coding sequence ATGACAGATTTATTGGAATTCTATGCTGTTGGCGATGTGGGACCTAATCGAGAGAAGCCATCTTCCATATTTCAATATACGGCGCCTTTCATTCAACAAGGCGATCTTGCCTTTTGTCAGCTTGAGCCAGCGCTCTCCCGAAGAGGCTCTCCGCTGCCTCAGGCTCGATTGTCCATGCGGGCTGACCCCTCTTCGGCTGAAGCGATCCGTGAGGCTGGCTTTCATGTCGTCTCTTTTGCCAGCAACCATTGTATGGATTGGGGGATCGAAGCCTTTCAGGACACACTTGATGCCTTGAAAGCGCAGCAGCTTCAGGTGATCGGAGCAGGCCGCCATATTGATGAAGCAAGAGCACCTGCGATCATGCGGGTCAAGGGGACTCGAGTTGCATTTCTGGCCTATAATTCTATTCTGCCACAAGGATACTGGGCCGAATCAGACCGCCCGGGATGTGCTCCACTTCGTGCTCATACGTTGTATGAACAAATTGAGCATGATCAACCAGGCACGCCCTGCAGAGTGCATACCTATGCGCATTCGGGAGATATGAAGGGCATGCTGGAGGACATTCAACAAGCGAAGAAGCGTTCTGATGTTGTAGTTGTTTCTATGCATTGGGGCATTCATTTTGTACCCGCTGTTATAGCCGATTATCAGAAGGAATTGGCTTACGCTGCGATCGATGCGGGTGCCGATCTGATTTTGGGACATCACCCTCATATTCTAAAGGGAATTGAAATGTACAAAGGAAAGGCCATCTTTTACAGTCTTGCTAATTTTGCGTTAGAATCGCCCTTCACATTCGCAGAAAATTTGGAGCAAAAAGAGTCGCACAAAGAGATTGCAGCACTTCATCCTGATTTCAAACAAGGGAGCAGAACATTACCCAAGGATTCTTTAAAATCAATTATGGTAAAATGCCTTATCAGTCCAAAGGGTATAGAGCAGGTTGCCTTTCTGCCTGTTATGATCGATGAATATTCGGATCCACATATCTTGTCGGCGGAAGATCAAAGATTTGATGAGGTTCTGTCTTATCTTAAGCATATTTCGGAGGATCAAGGCTTGATGCTGAATGTGTCTGTTCAAGGCAATGAAGTTTTGCTGCAAGGAGAGCTAGTCGAGTGA